The following proteins are encoded in a genomic region of Poecilia reticulata strain Guanapo linkage group LG11, Guppy_female_1.0+MT, whole genome shotgun sequence:
- the apoea gene encoding apolipoprotein Ea has translation MRVFAVILALAVISGSGARSVLQDDWQGTWEVTVEKFNDYITELNSRADGVVKDIRSSQISRELDTLIQDSMSELALYRDDLQTKLAPYTQEAAERFGKDLQLLVDRLRGHMTDARGQMENYLQELQTMVEQNTDDVKARVSTYTRKLKKRLQKDTQEIQRHVSDYIEELQSRASDNVESMKTRLDPYFAQVRDNAEAKITTLNELLKTQVDSVRDQVQTAGEDLRSALGAKMEELRNWFEPFVSMIRETL, from the exons ATGAGGGTGTTTGCAGTTATCCTCGCTCTTGCAGTCATCTCAG GATCCGGTGCACGAAGCGTTCTCCAGGACGACTGGCAGGGCACGTGGGAGGTGACGGTGGAAAAGTTCAATGATTACATCACAGAGCTGAATTCCAGGGCTGATGGAGTGGTGAAGGACATCAGGAGCTCCCAGATCAGCCGAGAGCTCGA CACCCTGATCCAGGACAGCATGTCGGAGCTGGCCTTGTACCGGGACGACCTGCAGACCAAGCTGGCCCCCTACACCCAGGAGGCTGCAGAGCGCTTTGGGaaagacctgcagctgctggtggaCAGACTGCGTGGACACATGACCGACGCCCGCGGCCAGATGGAGAACTACCTGCAGGAGCTCCAGACCATGGTGGAGCAGAACACCGACGACGTCAAGGCCCGAGTGTCCACCTACACCCGGAAGCTGAAGAAACGCCTCCAGAAGGACACCCAGGAGATCCAGAG ACACGTTTCCGACTACATCGAGGAGCTGCAGAGCCGCGCCTCGGACAACGTGGAGAGCATGAAGACCAGACTGGACCCGTACTTCGCTCAGGTACGGGACAACGCCGAGGCCAAGATCACCACCCTGAACGAGCTGCTGAAGACGCAGGTGGACAGCGTGAGGGACCAGGTCCAGACCGCCGGCGAGGACCTGCGCTCCGCCCTGGGCGCCAAGATGGAGGAGCTGCGCAACTGGTTCGAGCCGTTTGTCTCCATGATCAGAGAAACCCTGTAA
- the LOC103473018 gene encoding uncharacterized protein LOC103473018, which yields MKILLILVLVFLTGCNGGQYDHPSKSQVKMVQDAYWDYVQKSTMTPKDNVWDIRHSHPGQYLCSVISHSVEAVQRFFRLVYAHIVMWSRNFYHRFCQEVDHLQQHLHHFLHHLEDGTFYHATELVAQIRWKMESIKMVAAHYIEALDPIGLKMALLEKIKELNEHLNRCFELLETHHHEHHCDHHQLPGHHPGQYPGLKPPGHHHPPGHHGCGPETKKKINESMEAFKTSLFSLVSKFEVELAQTTEKINKKMFPLRKKPHGQLIKDSDRLKDDLESLWQDWLLLSQQKVV from the exons ATGAAGatcctcctcatcctcgtcCTCGTCTTCCTCACAG GTTGCAATGGTGGACAGTATGACCATCCGTCTAAAAGCCAGGTAAAGATGGTGCAGGACGCTTACTGGGACTATGTCCAGAAGTCAACAATGACCCCAAAGGACAATGTGTGGGACATCAGACATTCACATCCAGGACAGTATCTGTG CTCCGTCATCTCACACAGCGTCGAGGCCGTCCAGAGATTCTTCCGCCTCGTTTACGCTCATATAGTCATGTGGAGCAGGAACTTCTACCACAGGTTCTGCCAAGAGGTAGATCACCTGCAGCAACACCTCCACCACTTTCTGCACCATTTGGAAGATGGCACATTTTACCACGCCACGGAGCTGGTGGCTCAAATCCGCTGGAAGATGGAGAGTATCAAGATGGTGGCAGCCCACTACATTGAAGCCCTGGACCCCATCGGCCTGAAGATGGCGCTGCTGGAGAAGATCAAGGAGCTGAATGAGCATTTGAATAGGTGCTTTGAACTCCTGGAAACTCACCATCATGAACACCACTGTGACCATCACCAACTTCCTGGCCACCATCCTG GCCAATATCCTGGTCTCAAACCTCCTGgccatcatcatcctcctggTCACCACGGCTGTGGACCTGAGacgaagaagaaaataaatgaaagcatgGAAGCCTTTAAGACCAGCTTGTTCTCCCTGGTCAGTAAGTTTGAGGTGGAACTCGCCCAAACTACCGAAAAGatcaacaagaaaatgtttcccctaagaaaaaaaccccacgGCCAGCTGATTAAAGACTCAGATCGCCTGAAGGATGACCTGGAGAGTCTATGGCAAGACTGGTTACTCCTAAGTCAGCAAAAGGTCGTCTGA